The uncultured Bacteroides sp. genomic sequence AAGCTAATGGCACGAGTTTCGCGGATAACGGTGATCTTCACCTGACCCGGATAAGTCATTTCATCCTGAATCTTTTTAGCTATTTCGCCAGACAAACTTTCTGTTGCCTTATCGTCAATCTTGTCTGCTCCTACAATCACGCGAAGTTCACGACCTGCCTGAATTGCATAAGTCTTTGTTACACCCGGATAAGACATAGCCAATTGTTCCAGATCATTAAGACGTTTGATGTAAGCTTCCACAATTTCGCGACGTGCTCCCGGACGAGCTCCGGAGATAGCATCACAAACCTGAACAATAGGAGCGAAGAGGCTGGTCATTTCTGTTTCGTCATGGTGAGCACCAATAGCATTACAGATATCTGGTTTCTCTTTAAATTTCTCAGCAAGCTTCATACCCAACAGTGCGTGTGGCAATTCTGGTTCCTCATCAGGCACCTTACCAATATCATGCAACAATCCGGCACGTTTTGCTTTCTTTGGGTTAAGTCCCAGTTCGGAAGCCATTACTGAACAAAGATTAGCTGTTTCACGAGCATGTTGTAATAAGTTCTGTCCGTAAGAAGAACGATATTTCATTTTACCAATGATTCTGATTAATTCAGGGTGCAATCCGTGAATACCAAGATCGATAGTAGTACGTTTACCTGTTTCAATAATTTCTTCTTCAACTTGTTTTTTAACTTTAGCAACCACTTCCTCAATTCGGGCAGGGTGAATACGGCCGTCAGTAACCAATTGGTGAAGAGCCAGACGGGCAATTTCACGGCGAACCGGGTCAAAGGCAGATAATACAATTGCTTCAGGGGTGTCGTCTACAACAATTTCCACACCTGTTGCAGCTTCAAGAGCACGAATGTTTCGGCCTTCACGTCCAATGATGCGACCTTTTATTTCGTCGCTTTCAATATGGAACACAGTTACAGAATTCTCTATGGCTGTTTCAGTAGCTACCCTTTGGATAGACTGAATTACAATTCTCTTAGCTTCTTTATTAGCTGTAAGTTTGGCATCATCCATGATGTCGTTGATGAAAGAAGATGCCTCGGTCTTAGCTTCCTCTTTCAAGGATTCTACCAGGCGGCTCTTTGCTTCCTCAGCAGAAAGTCCAGAAAGTGTTTCCAGTTTCTCTCTTTCCTGATGTTGCAGCTTTTCCAGTTCTTCTTTTTTCTTATCTACAATACCAAGTTGTACTTCAAGATTTTCCTTAACAGCTTCTGCTTCATTCTTTTTACGCTGTATTTCTTCTTGTTTCTGGTTCAGAACAAGCTCACGTTGTTTCAACTTGTTTTCTGCCTGTTGAATCTTTTGGTTACGTAGGGCGACCTCTTTTTCAAGGTCGGCTTTTTTATTCAGGAACTTTTCCTTTACTTCAAGAAGCTTGTTCTTCTTAATAACTTCTGCTTCTACCTGTGCTTCCCTTATGGTGCTTTCATATTTTGTTTTCAGAATATATCTAAACAAAACGTAAGAAAGAGAGCCTCCCACGATAAAGCATAAAATTGATGCTATTATTACGTTCATTGCAATTAATTTATTTATAAATAAAAACGCACCACCTATACACGGAAGATATCTCTTTCCGGGCATTAGCAGTGCGGGGTTAATATTCTCAAAAAAACGGTAGATATACTTTCGCTTTTACTCTTTACTGAAGTGTTCTTCCAAATCCTGTGTCAGTTCTTCAATTTTATTAGTAAAAGGTGACGTATCATTCTTTTCTTCCAACTTCAGATTATTACATGCGAAATCAAAAGCAACCATTGCCAGAAAGTCTTTTTGACCGTATACTTTGGCTCCCGGAACTCCGGATGGTTTATATTTGGAACGATACACGTTCATTCTATCGTTTACCTGTTTGGCAGCTTTCCTGTACAACTCTTCCTCATCACGATTAATGGTCATCGTAAAGGATTCATCTGCCATCTGCAGGTTTATTTTTATTTTATCGTTCATACATCTTGCTTATTATATGTTAATTACTCATTTAATAATGCGATGCACTTGTCGACTTCCCGCACTAACTTAGACAATCTTTGCTTGGTATCTTTAACCTCGCTGTCTGTTAAACTTATTGTCTTAGCTATTTTCAAATTGGCGTATACAACTTCCAGTTCACTATAGTCACTTCGCAACCTTACTACTTCTTTCTCTTTTTCTTCCAGAAGTTGCTTCATTTCTGCATTCTCGCGCTTTTGCTCGTTATGCAAATACATCAAATGCCTAAGCCTTGCCTCAAAGGTACTTAATAACTTTTTATCTTCCTCTGTCATTTCTACACCCAAATTGTACACAAAAATACAATTAAGTCTGAAATTACAAAAATATTTCTACGAAAAATGCAAGTATTTGCTAAAAATAGTTTCAAATAGCTTCTTTTTTCTTCTAAATTGGAATTATTTTGTTTGAAAGAAAATTTTAACTATAGTTTTTAATCTATAAAATAAATGAATTTGTATTTGCAAATGAATCTATTCTCCTTTTAAAGATTGTGAATAATGCAGATGTTTTTGAAGAACAAATTGAAGCTCTGAGAACTTTTATTCAATGGTTTATGCAAGAGCTAAGCAGGGTTTAGCAAGAATTACAAAGGTAATTATTCTCAGCCTGTACAAGCTGGTCTCTTGGCTTGTACAACTCAGATGCTTGGCTTGTACAAGCTGGCAAATTAATCTCATGACCCTAAATTTAATTATCCGGCATGTTTTACCTAAATCCTTTAGAACTGTTTACTAATATTTCCCGTTAGTTTTAATTATCTTTGCTGCATAAAAAATAAATTATGCTGAAAGTTTTGATAACTCATGCTGTGAACGATGAACTGATCACGGTAAATCTGTGTGGTAGTGAGGTGAAATACGTGCGCACCGGCATTGGAAAAGTGAAAGCGACTATTCGTTTGATGGATGCTTTGGCGCAGGAATGCCCGGACCTGGTAATAAACATTGGAACCGCAGGTACAGTAGATCACAATGTGGGCGATGTGTTTGTTTGCCATCATTTTATTGACAGAGATCTTCAGAAAGTGGGCTGTCTCAATCTGGTGTATGAAATAGATTCTTCTGCTTTGCTCGATGAAAAGGGATATTGTGGCGATTGGAAACATCAGGGAATATGTAATACTGGTGATAGCTTTCTGACGGAGACTGCTGATTCACACGGTGATGTGTTCGATATGGAGGCCTATGCTCAGGCACAAGTATGCCAGATGAAGAACATTCCATTCATTTCTGTGAAATATGTAACTGATAAGATTGGTGAGAATTCCATAAAACATTGGGAAGATAAACTGGCTGATGCCCGCGAAGGACTGAGCAAATTTCTGAACAACCTTTCGTTGGCCTGATCTTTTCTTTGATGTTTTAAACGAAAAGTATAAGTTCTTGTTTTAGACAATTGTGAGTAGCCGTTTGTAGATGAACATTCTTCCTTTCGCCTTGTTTAAAAAGGATACGGAGGAAGTTGTTCTCTGGTACATATCCGGCAATTCTATTCCGTAGTTAGTGATATTGATAATTTTATTTTTTAATCAATACTATTATGGAACTATTTTGGGCTGTTATTCCCGTTTTACTTCTTATTGTTCTAATGGCATTTTTAAAAATGTCGGGAGATAAAAGTAGTATGATCTCACTTTTTGTGACTATTCTGATTGCATTTCTTGCGTTTCATGCCCAGACAGATACAATCTTCTTTTCATTCCTGTATGGTGCATTGAAAGCAATTTCTCCCATCTTGATTATTATCTTGATGGCAATATTCAGTTATAACATATTGCTTCATACCCAGAAGATGGAGGTCATCAAGCAACAGTTTACCTCGATTTCATCAGATAAAACGGTTCAGGTGTTACTGCTCACCTGGGGATTTGGAGGATTACTTGAAGCGATGGCCGGATTTGGCACTGCTGTGGCCATTCCTGCTGCTATTCTTATAAGTCTGGGGTTTAAGCCCATATTCTCGGCTGTGGTCAGCCTGATTGCAAACAGTGTGGCCACCGCTTTTGGCGCTATCGGTACTCCGGTACTGGTGCTTGCCAAAGAGACTAACCTTGATGTTTTGCATTTAAGTTCCAATATCGTGCTGCAACTCTCCGTACTGATGTTCCTTATTCCTTTTATTTTGGTTTTCCTTACTGATCCGAAAGTGAAATCTTTGCCACGGAATCTTTTCCTTGCGCTATTGGTTGGAGGAGTCTCTTTTGTGGGACAGTTTGTTGCCGCCCGTTATATGGGAGCCGAATCTCCGGCTATTATAGGAAGTATACTTTCCATTATTGTGATTGTGGCTTACGGAAAACTAACAGCCAGGAAAGATGAGGCGACGATAAAGAGCCCCAAGCTGAAGGATATACTCAATGCATGGAGCATTTATCTTCTTATTTTGTTTCTCATAATCTTTAGTAGTCCGTTGTTTCCCGCTGTCCGTCATGTATTAAGCACTCATCTGGTTACAAATATTGTGTTGCCTATTCATGGTCAGGGAATTACTTATTCAATTTCCTGGCTTACACATGCCGGAGTTTTATTATTTATTGGTACATTTGTGGGTGGACTTATTCAGGGAGCAAAGCCAAAGGATATATTTGCTGTGCTGTGGCGTACTTTTAAACTGCTGAAGAAAACGTTTATTACGGTCATTTGTCTGGTTGCCTTATCTACTATTATGGACAAAGCAGGGATGATTGCTGTGATTGCAACCGCTTTGGCAACTGCCACAGGAGCTCTTTATCCGCTTTTTGCACCGTTTATTGGTTGTCTCGGAACCTTTATAACAGGTAGTGATACCTCTTCCAATATTCTTTTCGGGAAACTTCAGGCCACAGTAGCGGGGAAAATTTCTGTAAATCCGGAGTGGCTTGCCGCGGCTAATACCGTGGGCGCAACAGGTGGAAAGATTATTTCTCCGCAAAGTATAGCAATTGCCACTTCCGCATGCGGGCAACAGGGGAAAGAGGGGGCTATACTGAAAGCGGCTATCCCTTATGCTTTAATGTATGTGGTTGTAACCGGACTTCTGGTGTATATTTTCTGTTAGGCTGAGAATACAAATAAAGTATTAACATATAAAGAATTTAAACGAATGATGAAAATTGGTTTGTTTATCCCTTGCTACATAAATGCAATCTATCCTCAGGTTGGGGTGGCCTCTTACCGGTTGCTGAAGAGTTTAGGCCTTGAAGTAGACTATCCGTTGGATCAGACCTGTTGCGGACAGCCAATGGCGAACGGAGGTTTTGAAGGCGAAGCGGTTAATCTGGCTAAGCGCTTTGACGAGTTGTTTAAAGAGTATGATTATATAGTAGGTCCGTCGGCCAGTTGTGTGGCTTTTGTGAAAGAAAACCATCCTGGTATCCTGGCAAAAGAACACCACGAATGTACCAGCTCAGGCAAAATATACGATATTTGCGAGTTTATTCACGATGTGGTGAAGCCTGCAAAATTAAGTGCTAAGTTTCCTCACAAAGTAAGTATTCATAATAGTTGCCACGGCGTACGCGAACTTTATCTCTCCTCATCAAGTGAAATGAATATTCCTTATTATTCCAAATTGCGGGATTTGCTTTCATTAGTGGAAGGAGTGGAAATATTCGAACCCCAAAAAGTGGACGAGTGTTGTGGCTTTGGAGGAATGTTTGCCATTGAAGAACCCGAAATATCCGTTTGCATGGGGCAGGATAAGGTAAAAGACCACATGGAAACCGGAGCGGAATACATTACGGGAGCAGACAGCTCTTGTCTGATGCACATGGAAGGGGTGATAAAGCGAAATAAACTTCCTATTAAAACAATTCATATTGTAGAAATTTTAGCTGCACAATTATGAGTACCAAACATTCTATAGCGGCAGCTAAGTTTGCCGCAAACAAAGAGCAGGCAACCTGGCACAATGAAACCCTTTGGATGGTGCGTGCCAAACGTGACAGATTGAGTAAGGAAATCCCTGAATGGGAACAGCTCAGAGATTTGGCGTGCAACATCAAGTTGTATTCAAATAGTCATCTGGAACAATTACTGCAAGAGTTCGAGAAAAACGCAACAGCCAATGGAGCTATTGTTCATTGGGCAAAAGATGCAAAAGAGCATAACGAAATAGTTCTTGGCATTCTTCGCGATCATGAGGTGAAGCATTTCGTGAAAAGTAAATCAATGCTGGCAGAAGAGTGCGACTTAAATCCTTTCCTTATAGAAAAAGGCATTGAAGTGGTGGAAACGGATTTAGGTGAACGTATCCTTCAATTGATGGATATTCCACCCAGTCATATTGTCCTTCCGGCTATTCACATCAAGCGTCAGCAGGTAGGCGAGCTTTTTGAAGAGAAGCTAGGAACCGAGAAAGGAAATTCTGACCCTACTTATCTTACTCGTGCAGCGCGTAAACATCTGCGTGATAAATTCCTGAATGCAGAAGCTGCAATGACAGGCGCCAATTTTGCCGTGGCATCCACGGGAGATATAGTAGTCTGCACAAATGAAGGGAATGCGGATATGGGTACTTCCTGCCCTAAGATTCATATTGCCAGTATGGGAATGGAAAAGATTGTACCTGATCAGGAAGCATTAGGTGTATTTACCCGTCTGTTGGCTCGTTCGGCTACCGGGCAGCCTGTAACTTCCTATACCTCGCATTATCGTAAACCACGTGAAGGAGGTGAGTTTCATATAATTATTGTAGATAACGGAAGAAGTCAGATTCTTGGAAAACCAGATCATATAAAAACCCTGAATTGCATTCGTTGTGGTGCCTGTATGAATACTTGTCCGGTTTATCGTCGCAGTGGTGGTTACTCATATACCTACTTTATTCCCGGTCCTATCGGTATAAATCTTGGAATGCTTCACTCTGCCGAAAAATATTTCGATAACCTATCCGCCTGTTCCCTTTGTCTCTCTTGTTCACACGTCTGTCCGGTTAAGGTAGACTTGGGCGAACAAATCTATCGTTGGAGGCAAGAGATGGATAAGATAGGGAAAGCCAGCAAAGAGAAAAAGATGATGTCCGGTGGTATGAAGTTTCTTATGGAACGTCCCAAACTCTTTAATTCGGCACTTTGGATGTCTCCGGTAGTGAATATCTTGCCTCGTTTCCTGAAATATAACGGGCTGAACGAATGGGGAAAAGGACGTGAACTTCCAGAGTTTGCAAAAGAATCCTTTAATGAGATGTGGAAAAAGAATAAAGTAAAATAACGCAAAGAAAGAGATAATTATGACTAGCAAAGAGTGGATTTTGGATAGTATCCGTCAGCATACTCAAACAAAATATGACAAACTGGAATTGTCTGTTGATGCAATTACTTATAATAACAAACAGGCTAAGTTTTGTGATATCCTGCAACAGGTTGGGGGTGAGTTTTATGTCTTAAAAGAAAATGAAGATCTCAATAAGGTGATTCTGGAACTGAATCCCGATGCAAAAAGAATTGGTTCAACTCTTTCATACATTACCTGTAATACATATAATCCCGATGAACTGGAAAATTCTACTGAACTAAGCGGAACAGATCTTGGTATTGTGGAAGGAGTGTTCGGCGTAGCTGAAAACGGAGCAGTGTGGATGGACCAGAATGTGAAGCATAAAGCGCTCTATTTTATTTCCGAGAAGCTGATAATAGTACTGGATAAAAATAAGATAGTGAATAATATGCATGAAGCTTACAGGCAAATGGGAATAGGAAAATATGGCTTTGGCGTATTTATTTCCGGCCCGTCAAAGACAGCAGATATTGAACAAGCTTTGGTGATTGGAGCACATGGTCCGAAAGGACTAATGGTTATATTGAAATAGAAGTTTGTGCTTGAAAGCACGGAAGGAGAGGCTCGAACTCCCGACACCCGGTTTTGGAGACCGGTGCTCTACCAACTGAGCTACTTCCGTGTTTGCGGGTGCAAAGGTAATGCAATATTTTATATATGCAAGATACGCCCCCTCTTATTTATTTCTCGCTGCTCTTTTTCTTCTGAATTCAGCCTTCATTTTCGCTGCACCCGAGCCATGAGTACCCTTGGCATAAGTCGTTTTCTTTGCTTTTGACTTTACTTTCTTGGGTTCTGCCTTCTTAAAAGGAGAAGTATCTTTTCCTTTTTTAAAAAAAAGGCCTTCTGTTATTACTTTTTCAATATCTGAAGCCATAATCTGTTTGTTCGTTTCTTTATATAAAATTGTAGCCCACACAATTGCGGGCTACAAAGATACGATTATTTCCTTGGTAAAGATTACTCTACCTCTTCTTTTCTTTCTTTAGGAAGGACAAGGTTGAGTACTACTCCCAAAATAGCTGCCAATCCGATACCCGTCATGGAAAAACTTCCCAGTTGAAGAACTGCTCCTCCAATACCGAAGGTTAGGGTCAAAGAGACGATAATCATGTTGCGCGGTTCACCCAGATTAGTTCTTGCATGGATTAAGTTATTGATACCAACTGATGCAATCATGCCAAAAAGAAGTAACATAATTCCTCCCAGTACAGCATTTGGAATAGTTTTTAGAAGTACGCTCACTTTTCCTATTACAGAAAAAACAATACCTGTTACTGCAGCAATGCGAATAACAGCAGGGTCGGTAACTTTGGTAAGAGACATTGCTCCGATTACTTCTGAATAAGTTGTAACGGGAGGTCCACCTAATGTTCCGGCAACCATACATGCCAGTCCGTCTCCAAGTAAGGTTTTGTGTAGTCCGGGATCTTTCACAAAATCTTTTCCGGTTACATCATTCACAGCATATATATTACCAATATGTTCAATAACAGGTGCGATAGCAACCGGAATCATAAATAGTACTGCTTCCCAGGAGAACGCTGGAGTCACAAATTTAGGAAGAGCAAACCATGGAGCTTCTGCTACCGGAGTAAAATCTATACCGTAAAAGAAATATGCAACGACGAAACCAACGATAATTCCGCAAAAGATTGGAATAAGTTTTAATAATCCCTTTCCTAAAAGAGTAACCAGAATAGCGGTTATCAAAGAACTCAGT encodes the following:
- a CDS encoding cell division protein ZapA encodes the protein MNDKIKINLQMADESFTMTINRDEEELYRKAAKQVNDRMNVYRSKYKPSGVPGAKVYGQKDFLAMVAFDFACNNLKLEEKNDTSPFTNKIEELTQDLEEHFSKE
- a CDS encoding (Fe-S)-binding protein, with the protein product MKIGLFIPCYINAIYPQVGVASYRLLKSLGLEVDYPLDQTCCGQPMANGGFEGEAVNLAKRFDELFKEYDYIVGPSASCVAFVKENHPGILAKEHHECTSSGKIYDICEFIHDVVKPAKLSAKFPHKVSIHNSCHGVRELYLSSSSEMNIPYYSKLRDLLSLVEGVEIFEPQKVDECCGFGGMFAIEEPEISVCMGQDKVKDHMETGAEYITGADSSCLMHMEGVIKRNKLPIKTIHIVEILAAQL
- a CDS encoding LUD domain-containing protein; its protein translation is MTSKEWILDSIRQHTQTKYDKLELSVDAITYNNKQAKFCDILQQVGGEFYVLKENEDLNKVILELNPDAKRIGSTLSYITCNTYNPDELENSTELSGTDLGIVEGVFGVAENGAVWMDQNVKHKALYFISEKLIIVLDKNKIVNNMHEAYRQMGIGKYGFGVFISGPSKTADIEQALVIGAHGPKGLMVILK
- a CDS encoding L-lactate permease, yielding MELFWAVIPVLLLIVLMAFLKMSGDKSSMISLFVTILIAFLAFHAQTDTIFFSFLYGALKAISPILIIILMAIFSYNILLHTQKMEVIKQQFTSISSDKTVQVLLLTWGFGGLLEAMAGFGTAVAIPAAILISLGFKPIFSAVVSLIANSVATAFGAIGTPVLVLAKETNLDVLHLSSNIVLQLSVLMFLIPFILVFLTDPKVKSLPRNLFLALLVGGVSFVGQFVAARYMGAESPAIIGSILSIIVIVAYGKLTARKDEATIKSPKLKDILNAWSIYLLILFLIIFSSPLFPAVRHVLSTHLVTNIVLPIHGQGITYSISWLTHAGVLLFIGTFVGGLIQGAKPKDIFAVLWRTFKLLKKTFITVICLVALSTIMDKAGMIAVIATALATATGALYPLFAPFIGCLGTFITGSDTSSNILFGKLQATVAGKISVNPEWLAAANTVGATGGKIISPQSIAIATSACGQQGKEGAILKAAIPYALMYVVVTGLLVYIFC
- a CDS encoding lactate utilization protein B encodes the protein MSTKHSIAAAKFAANKEQATWHNETLWMVRAKRDRLSKEIPEWEQLRDLACNIKLYSNSHLEQLLQEFEKNATANGAIVHWAKDAKEHNEIVLGILRDHEVKHFVKSKSMLAEECDLNPFLIEKGIEVVETDLGERILQLMDIPPSHIVLPAIHIKRQQVGELFEEKLGTEKGNSDPTYLTRAARKHLRDKFLNAEAAMTGANFAVASTGDIVVCTNEGNADMGTSCPKIHIASMGMEKIVPDQEALGVFTRLLARSATGQPVTSYTSHYRKPREGGEFHIIIVDNGRSQILGKPDHIKTLNCIRCGACMNTCPVYRRSGGYSYTYFIPGPIGINLGMLHSAEKYFDNLSACSLCLSCSHVCPVKVDLGEQIYRWRQEMDKIGKASKEKKMMSGGMKFLMERPKLFNSALWMSPVVNILPRFLKYNGLNEWGKGRELPEFAKESFNEMWKKNKVK
- a CDS encoding uracil-xanthine permease family protein, whose product is MDNNKQLSVFQKTTVGVQFLFVAFGATVLVPLLVGLDPSTALCTAGIGTLIFHLVTKGKVPIFLGSSFAFVAPIIKATELYGLAGTLSGLVAVGLVYFLMSGLIAWRGAGFIRTIFPPVVIGPVIILIGISLCGTGVNMAKENWVLALSSLITAILVTLLGKGLLKLIPIFCGIIVGFVVAYFFYGIDFTPVAEAPWFALPKFVTPAFSWEAVLFMIPVAIAPVIEHIGNIYAVNDVTGKDFVKDPGLHKTLLGDGLACMVAGTLGGPPVTTYSEVIGAMSLTKVTDPAVIRIAAVTGIVFSVIGKVSVLLKTIPNAVLGGIMLLLFGMIASVGINNLIHARTNLGEPRNMIIVSLTLTFGIGGAVLQLGSFSMTGIGLAAILGVVLNLVLPKERKEEVE
- a CDS encoding nucleosidase is translated as MLKVLITHAVNDELITVNLCGSEVKYVRTGIGKVKATIRLMDALAQECPDLVINIGTAGTVDHNVGDVFVCHHFIDRDLQKVGCLNLVYEIDSSALLDEKGYCGDWKHQGICNTGDSFLTETADSHGDVFDMEAYAQAQVCQMKNIPFISVKYVTDKIGENSIKHWEDKLADAREGLSKFLNNLSLA
- the rny gene encoding ribonuclease Y, which translates into the protein MNVIIASILCFIVGGSLSYVLFRYILKTKYESTIREAQVEAEVIKKNKLLEVKEKFLNKKADLEKEVALRNQKIQQAENKLKQRELVLNQKQEEIQRKKNEAEAVKENLEVQLGIVDKKKEELEKLQHQEREKLETLSGLSAEEAKSRLVESLKEEAKTEASSFINDIMDDAKLTANKEAKRIVIQSIQRVATETAIENSVTVFHIESDEIKGRIIGREGRNIRALEAATGVEIVVDDTPEAIVLSAFDPVRREIARLALHQLVTDGRIHPARIEEVVAKVKKQVEEEIIETGKRTTIDLGIHGLHPELIRIIGKMKYRSSYGQNLLQHARETANLCSVMASELGLNPKKAKRAGLLHDIGKVPDEEPELPHALLGMKLAEKFKEKPDICNAIGAHHDETEMTSLFAPIVQVCDAISGARPGARREIVEAYIKRLNDLEQLAMSYPGVTKTYAIQAGRELRVIVGADKIDDKATESLSGEIAKKIQDEMTYPGQVKITVIRETRAISFAK